The Acidobacteriota bacterium genome includes a window with the following:
- a CDS encoding cytochrome c biogenesis protein ResB — MASAFAAASKREKRSTSPRHTNIMKKGKSSFLGVFASRKLTIFIVVFIVISAILGTIIPQEDFVSLESIKREYPSFLYAIFIRIELFRIYHSLWFKGLFFLLLINIIASTIVNLPKVLREIKPPERIPDPENFQNYPFSRLLSLPNGPPIEKMEEKITTDFKELGFKIKRREEKRVLLFGVRGRLGRFGFLISHLGFILLLSGVFISSRYALRGRISLVEGETTSKMVSSDGKDISLPFSVGLDWAKASYYQNGMIKEWEARAFITINGEKTKEKTVRTNHPLSFRGFNLIIDEFTEKAETKIKGYTLDISGLEGENRRTYHITKFGEELEYPEEGLKVVPLRFIPDFVMSGTTPFSRSQELRNPALEIEIIPKTGEITKLWVLAKHPELNRLPGLPVTFSLRVNKKELARVGFELVKDPGVKIVALGGGVISFGLFLILLFPPASVVALIFKKGKQTLLFIGGGFHRNYFFFEKRMEQLMESLRVRL, encoded by the coding sequence ATGGCAAGTGCATTCGCTGCGGCAAGCAAGCGAGAAAAAAGGTCTACTTCGCCAAGGCATACTAATATAATGAAGAAAGGCAAATCTTCATTCCTTGGGGTGTTTGCCTCAAGGAAGCTTACCATTTTTATCGTTGTATTCATCGTTATCTCTGCCATTTTGGGAACGATAATTCCTCAAGAGGATTTCGTCTCCTTGGAATCGATAAAGAGGGAATATCCCTCCTTTCTCTACGCAATCTTTATAAGGATAGAGCTCTTCCGGATTTACCACTCGCTTTGGTTTAAAGGTCTCTTTTTCCTTCTTCTCATTAACATCATCGCCTCAACCATAGTGAACCTTCCCAAGGTATTGAGAGAGATAAAACCTCCTGAGAGGATCCCAGATCCGGAGAACTTCCAGAATTATCCCTTCAGCCGTCTCCTCTCATTACCCAATGGTCCTCCGATAGAAAAAATGGAAGAAAAAATAACAACCGACTTTAAGGAATTAGGGTTCAAGATAAAAAGAAGGGAGGAGAAACGAGTTCTCCTTTTTGGGGTGAGAGGTAGGCTGGGAAGGTTCGGTTTTCTCATCTCCCATTTAGGGTTCATCCTGCTTCTTAGCGGAGTCTTTATAAGCTCACGCTACGCCTTAAGGGGCAGAATAAGTCTGGTGGAGGGAGAAACAACTTCCAAAATGGTGAGCAGCGATGGCAAGGATATTTCCCTTCCCTTCTCAGTGGGATTAGACTGGGCTAAAGCCTCCTACTATCAGAACGGTATGATCAAGGAATGGGAAGCGAGAGCATTTATTACTATAAATGGAGAAAAGACAAAGGAAAAGACGGTAAGGACAAACCACCCCCTTTCTTTTCGTGGATTTAACCTTATAATTGATGAATTTACAGAGAAAGCGGAGACAAAAATAAAGGGATATACTCTCGATATAAGTGGATTAGAGGGTGAAAACAGGAGAACCTACCATATAACAAAGTTCGGCGAAGAACTGGAATATCCTGAAGAAGGTTTGAAAGTTGTCCCTCTTCGTTTCATCCCTGACTTCGTGATGAGCGGTACCACTCCCTTCTCCCGCTCGCAGGAGTTAAGGAACCCCGCCCTTGAAATAGAGATAATCCCAAAAACAGGGGAAATAACCAAATTATGGGTCTTAGCCAAACATCCTGAACTGAATCGTCTTCCGGGACTACCCGTAACCTTCTCCCTAAGGGTAAATAAAAAGGAGTTGGCTCGAGTTGGGTTCGAGCTGGTCAAAGACCCAGGAGTAAAAATAGTAGCTCTTGGTGGAGGAGTAATAAGCTTTGGGCTCTTCCTCATTCTTCTCTTTCCTCCTGCTTCGGTAGTGGCTTTAATCTTTAAAAAAGGCAAACAGACATTACTTTTTATCGGTGGAGGTTTTCACAGGAATTACTTCTTCTTTGAGAAGAGGATGGAACAGTTGATGGAAAGCCTTAGAGTAAGATTGTAG
- a CDS encoding proline--tRNA ligase, producing MATEKERFVTEITPKSEDFSRWYVDVVRKAELADYSPIKGCMVIQPYGFALWENIRDVLDKKLKETGHMNAYFPLFIPESFLKKEAEHVAGFAPQVAWVTAGGDEELEERLAVRPTSEAIICSMYAKWVKSWRDLPLLINQWANVVRWEKVTRLFLRTTEFLWQEGHTVHATEKEAEEEALKILEIYRRLAEDYLAIPVIPGVKTEGERFAGAVQTYTIEALMADGKALQAGTTHNLGQHFAKAFGIRFEDKDQKLKYAWQTSWGVSSRLIGALVMTHGDDSGLIIPPMVAPIHLVIVPIPASGWEERVLSKAEELEKTLKEAGFRVKADLRTTYSPGWKFSEWELKGVPMRLEVGPKDIEKNQVVLVRRDNREKIFIPQNEMIEKVGIILKEIQKDLFARALKFREENTHQVETYDEFKEVIKNKGGFIRAFWCGDSVCEEKVKEETTATIRCIPLSAPEEDGKCIRCGKQARKKVYFAKAY from the coding sequence ATGGCTACGGAAAAGGAAAGGTTTGTAACTGAAATCACTCCCAAATCTGAGGATTTTTCTCGGTGGTATGTGGATGTGGTGAGAAAAGCAGAGCTCGCTGATTATTCTCCGATAAAGGGATGTATGGTAATCCAGCCTTACGGTTTTGCCCTCTGGGAAAACATCAGGGATGTTCTGGATAAGAAACTCAAGGAAACGGGCCATATGAACGCCTATTTTCCCCTATTCATCCCTGAGAGTTTCCTCAAAAAAGAGGCGGAGCATGTGGCTGGTTTCGCCCCTCAGGTAGCCTGGGTAACAGCGGGCGGGGACGAGGAGCTCGAGGAACGATTGGCTGTTCGTCCCACCTCAGAGGCGATAATCTGCAGTATGTACGCCAAATGGGTCAAATCGTGGCGCGATCTACCCCTCCTTATAAACCAGTGGGCGAATGTCGTCCGCTGGGAAAAGGTAACCCGGCTCTTCCTCCGAACCACCGAGTTCCTCTGGCAGGAAGGGCATACGGTACACGCCACGGAAAAGGAAGCGGAGGAGGAAGCGTTAAAGATTCTCGAGATATACCGTCGTCTGGCTGAGGACTACCTCGCTATCCCGGTCATCCCCGGAGTGAAGACGGAAGGAGAGCGGTTTGCTGGTGCAGTCCAGACCTATACCATCGAAGCACTTATGGCTGACGGAAAGGCGCTCCAAGCGGGCACTACCCACAACTTAGGACAACACTTCGCCAAGGCATTTGGCATAAGGTTCGAAGATAAAGACCAAAAATTGAAATACGCTTGGCAGACCTCTTGGGGTGTGTCCAGTCGGCTCATCGGCGCCTTGGTAATGACCCATGGAGATGACTCTGGCTTGATAATCCCTCCAATGGTAGCCCCAATCCACTTGGTGATAGTGCCCATCCCTGCCTCTGGCTGGGAAGAGAGGGTCCTCTCCAAGGCAGAAGAATTGGAGAAAACCTTAAAGGAGGCGGGCTTCCGGGTAAAGGCTGATCTCCGCACCACCTATAGCCCGGGGTGGAAATTCAGCGAATGGGAACTTAAGGGCGTGCCGATGAGACTTGAGGTGGGACCAAAGGATATAGAAAAGAACCAAGTGGTTCTGGTTCGAAGGGATAATCGAGAAAAGATATTCATTCCCCAAAATGAGATGATAGAGAAGGTGGGAATCATCCTCAAAGAAATACAGAAGGATCTTTTCGCCCGTGCTCTTAAGTTCCGCGAAGAGAATACTCACCAAGTAGAGACCTACGATGAATTCAAGGAGGTAATAAAGAACAAAGGTGGCTTCATCCGCGCATTCTGGTGTGGTGATTCCGTCTGTGAGGAAAAGGTAAAGGAGGAAACTACCGCCACTATTCGCTGTATCCCGCTTTCTGCCCCTGAAGAGGATGGCAAGTGCATTCGCTGCGGCAAGCAAGCGAGAAAAAAGGTCTACTTCGCCAAGGCATACTAA
- the ispG gene encoding flavodoxin-dependent (E)-4-hydroxy-3-methylbut-2-enyl-diphosphate synthase gives MMEREKTRRIKVGKIEIGGGAPISVQSMTKTDTRNVEKTISQIKELVTAGCEIVRIAIPDEEAASAFSKIRRKMADVPLVADIHFNYRLALLAIEAGADKIRINPGNIGGEERVREVVKAAKERGIPIRIGVNAGSLSRELLRKYGHPTPEAMVESALSHIRMLEDLDFRDIIISLKSSDVETTTRAYQLISEQVDYPLHLGITEAGGGLRGVVKSTVGLSLLLAQGIGDTIRVSLTGDPVDEVRVGYYILSSLGIRKRGVEIISCPTCGRCEIDVAKLATEVEKRLSHITFPLKVAIMGCVVNGPGEAREADVGFAGGKGEGIIFRRGEIIRKVKEKEAVEALVKEVEELLKGISPS, from the coding sequence CTGATGGAAAGGGAAAAAACACGCCGGATTAAGGTAGGAAAGATAGAGATAGGTGGAGGAGCGCCTATCTCCGTTCAGTCGATGACCAAGACCGATACCCGAAATGTGGAAAAGACCATCTCCCAGATAAAGGAACTGGTTACCGCTGGCTGTGAGATAGTGCGGATAGCGATACCGGATGAAGAGGCAGCATCCGCTTTCAGCAAGATAAGAAGAAAAATGGCTGATGTCCCTCTGGTTGCTGACATTCACTTCAACTATCGCTTGGCGCTCCTTGCGATCGAGGCGGGAGCGGATAAGATCAGGATAAATCCGGGGAATATCGGTGGAGAAGAGAGGGTTCGGGAGGTGGTAAAGGCGGCGAAGGAACGAGGGATCCCGATAAGGATCGGAGTGAACGCCGGCTCCCTATCGAGGGAGCTCCTCCGAAAATACGGACATCCAACACCAGAGGCGATGGTTGAAAGTGCCCTTTCCCATATCCGTATGCTCGAGGATCTGGATTTTCGCGATATCATCATCTCACTCAAGTCCTCTGATGTGGAGACGACGACTCGAGCCTATCAACTCATCTCCGAGCAGGTGGATTACCCCCTCCATTTAGGGATAACTGAGGCAGGTGGTGGATTAAGGGGAGTAGTAAAATCGACGGTTGGGCTCTCCCTTCTTCTCGCGCAAGGGATCGGCGATACCATTCGCGTCTCCTTAACCGGAGACCCGGTGGACGAGGTGCGAGTGGGCTACTACATCCTCTCCTCCCTTGGGATCAGAAAACGAGGGGTGGAGATAATCTCCTGCCCTACCTGTGGGCGCTGTGAGATCGATGTGGCAAAACTCGCCACCGAGGTAGAAAAAAGGCTTTCCCACATCACCTTCCCCCTGAAGGTGGCGATAATGGGCTGTGTGGTGAACGGTCCTGGCGAGGCGAGAGAAGCAGATGTCGGCTTTGCCGGTGGTAAGGGAGAAGGTATCATCTTCCGTCGGGGCGAGATCATCCGCAAAGTAAAAGAAAAAGAAGCGGTAGAGGCACTGGTCAAAGAAGTAGAGGAACTTCTCAAAGGAATAAGTCCTTCATAG
- a CDS encoding sodium-dependent transporter yields MARGGREHWGSRVGFILAAAGSAVGLGNIWRFPYYTGVNGGAVFVMVYILCVILLGFPLMFAELSLGRRTQKNAVGAFLSVKPHSPWFLAGSLGVLAGFLILSYYSVVAGWTIGYFIESLLGVFRSFHNATEVANYFKAFSANPVKAVGYHALFMVLCMLIVIRGVKAGIERWSKILMPTLFGILVLSIIRALTLPGSFSGVKFFIFPDFSHFSLDTVFLAMGQAFYSLSLGMGCMITYGSYLSRKSNIPSNGIWIAGLDTMVAFLAGFAIFPAVFAFGLKPEGGPGLVFQTLPNIFRVMPGGVVFAPLFFLLLLIAALTSGISLLEVVTAYFVDEKGWSRKKTVLITGTIIFFMGIPSALSYGKLAKPIVFGKTPFDFVDKLTANYLLPLGSILIAVFVGYIWGRDKASREIMDGAPGFKLAPLWLFLLRYFCPVVVAQILIFGFLSEFTSPAVQAFTKILQRYFIIADIALLGVVAVWTAHFFLRKGRKFSL; encoded by the coding sequence GTGGCAAGAGGAGGAAGAGAACATTGGGGGAGTAGAGTTGGCTTTATCCTTGCCGCTGCCGGTTCAGCGGTGGGCTTGGGCAATATCTGGCGGTTCCCTTACTATACCGGGGTGAACGGAGGAGCAGTTTTTGTGATGGTTTATATCCTTTGTGTAATCCTTTTGGGTTTTCCCCTTATGTTTGCCGAACTATCCTTAGGCAGGCGAACCCAGAAGAACGCAGTTGGTGCCTTTCTCTCTGTTAAACCTCACAGTCCTTGGTTCCTTGCTGGTTCTCTGGGAGTATTGGCGGGTTTCCTCATCCTTTCCTATTACAGTGTGGTTGCGGGTTGGACTATAGGTTACTTTATTGAGTCTCTACTCGGGGTGTTCCGTTCCTTTCATAACGCAACTGAAGTAGCCAATTATTTCAAGGCGTTTTCCGCTAATCCCGTTAAGGCAGTAGGCTATCATGCTCTTTTTATGGTACTTTGTATGCTGATCGTCATCCGAGGGGTGAAGGCGGGTATAGAGCGGTGGAGTAAGATATTGATGCCCACCCTATTTGGCATTCTCGTTTTATCCATTATTCGCGCTCTCACCCTGCCTGGGTCCTTTTCTGGGGTTAAGTTCTTCATCTTTCCCGACTTTTCCCATTTTTCTCTCGATACTGTCTTTTTGGCAATGGGTCAAGCCTTTTATTCCCTCTCTCTCGGGATGGGATGTATGATCACCTATGGAAGTTATCTCTCCCGTAAGAGCAATATCCCGAGCAATGGAATCTGGATAGCGGGATTGGATACGATGGTTGCTTTTCTTGCTGGTTTTGCTATCTTCCCCGCTGTGTTTGCCTTTGGACTTAAGCCAGAAGGAGGTCCTGGTCTTGTCTTTCAAACCCTACCTAATATATTCCGGGTTATGCCGGGTGGGGTGGTATTTGCTCCCCTCTTCTTCCTCCTTCTCCTGATAGCTGCTCTTACCTCAGGGATCTCTCTCCTCGAGGTGGTTACCGCTTACTTTGTGGATGAGAAAGGTTGGTCTCGGAAGAAGACCGTTCTTATAACGGGAACGATCATCTTCTTTATGGGAATTCCTTCCGCTCTTTCCTACGGTAAGCTGGCAAAACCAATAGTTTTTGGAAAAACCCCATTTGATTTCGTGGATAAATTGACCGCCAACTACCTTCTTCCCTTAGGTTCCATTCTTATCGCTGTGTTTGTAGGATATATCTGGGGAAGGGATAAGGCGTCTCGAGAGATAATGGATGGGGCACCTGGTTTCAAACTTGCACCATTGTGGCTCTTCCTCCTTCGGTATTTTTGCCCTGTGGTAGTGGCGCAGATACTCATCTTCGGTTTTCTCTCGGAGTTCACCTCACCCGCAGTTCAGGCTTTCACCAAGATCCTCCAACGGTATTTCATAATCGCTGATATTGCCCTTCTTGGAGTAGTAGCTGTATGGACGGCTCACTTCTTCTTGAGAAAGGGGAGGAAGTTCTCGCTGTAG
- a CDS encoding DUF362 domain-containing protein: protein MERTRREFLLSLSALGMGAVLPSSLLEPFFSSPSPGIKPLVVVKGSSPYDITKKAIEAIGGIKRFVSRNDIVVIKPNMSWDRLPEQAANTNPMVVKAVVELCYQAGAKKVKVFDNSINNARRCYVRSGIAEAAREAGADVHFVDRRKFRRMKVGGQALSEWFIYTEAVEADKLINIPIAKDHSLTRLTMGMKNFIGFCGGRRSRLHQRIHQVIADLANFFKPTLVVLDATRILTANGPQGGDLSYVKRLDMVIVGEDQVAVDAYGATLFGISPGDIGYIRIARDMGLGVMDLNKVPIKRLTV, encoded by the coding sequence ATGGAGAGGACAAGGCGAGAGTTTTTGCTTTCTTTGAGTGCTTTGGGTATGGGGGCAGTTCTTCCTTCTTCGCTTCTTGAGCCTTTTTTCTCGAGCCCCTCTCCGGGGATAAAACCGTTGGTGGTGGTTAAGGGGAGTTCCCCTTACGATATTACCAAAAAGGCGATCGAGGCTATTGGTGGGATAAAAAGGTTTGTTTCCCGTAATGACATCGTGGTGATAAAGCCCAATATGAGCTGGGATCGACTGCCAGAACAGGCGGCTAATACCAATCCGATGGTAGTGAAGGCGGTGGTTGAGCTCTGCTATCAAGCGGGAGCGAAGAAGGTGAAGGTGTTTGACAATTCCATAAATAATGCTCGAAGGTGTTATGTGAGAAGCGGTATCGCCGAGGCGGCACGGGAGGCAGGGGCGGATGTTCATTTCGTCGATCGGCGGAAATTTCGGCGGATGAAGGTAGGGGGGCAAGCGCTTTCTGAATGGTTCATCTACACCGAGGCGGTGGAGGCGGACAAGCTCATCAATATACCCATAGCCAAAGACCACAGCCTAACCAGGCTGACGATGGGGATGAAGAATTTCATCGGATTCTGTGGTGGGAGAAGAAGCAGGCTTCATCAAAGGATCCACCAGGTAATTGCCGATCTTGCCAATTTCTTTAAACCAACCCTGGTGGTGCTCGATGCCACCAGGATACTCACCGCTAATGGACCTCAGGGAGGCGATCTTTCCTATGTTAAAAGGCTTGATATGGTAATCGTGGGAGAAGATCAGGTGGCGGTAGATGCTTATGGAGCTACCCTGTTTGGGATCTCTCCAGGTGATATAGGCTACATCAGGATAGCCCGCGATATGGGCCTCGGTGTGATGGACCTCAATAAGGTTCCTATAAAGAGACTTACTGTTTGA
- the rseP gene encoding RIP metalloprotease RseP, whose amino-acid sequence MLLNIIAIILVLGLLIIIHEFGHFATAKAFGIRVETFSIGFGPRLVGVKRGETDYRISAVPFGGYVKLYGESPGEKGADDPRSFLAQPKSRRFMVLIMGPGLNILLAIVFLAIVYNAGIEIPSHFDQPPVIGAIAIGSPAEKAGIKPGDRILEVDGKRIDTWEELQLLINTSPNHPLRLKIKRGGKELSLTLTPKPIPPRYIGYAGLMEPIPPLVDGVQKGMPAEKAGLRKGDIILSLSGTPIHHFYDMYRLIQESKGKPITLKVKRGENIFEVTLTPIKKNGIFLVGINAPVRMKTKKYPLGEAIEKSLKKNYDMAFLTLEVMERLVMQKMSVRVLSGPIEIARFSGTAMRLGLIPLLQFIAFVSLQLGIFNLLPIPVLDGGHIFILAVEGIIRRDLNQRVKERILQLGFIILLLISLLVIYLDISKLVAR is encoded by the coding sequence GTGTTATTAAACATCATTGCCATCATTCTCGTCCTCGGATTGCTGATCATAATTCACGAGTTCGGCCATTTCGCCACTGCCAAAGCCTTTGGTATAAGGGTGGAAACCTTCTCCATCGGCTTTGGACCCCGCTTAGTAGGGGTCAAAAGAGGGGAAACCGACTATCGGATAAGCGCTGTTCCTTTCGGGGGCTATGTGAAACTTTACGGAGAAAGCCCAGGAGAGAAAGGGGCAGATGATCCCCGTTCCTTCCTCGCCCAACCGAAAAGCCGGCGCTTCATGGTGCTAATTATGGGACCAGGGTTGAACATCCTCTTAGCGATCGTCTTCCTCGCCATAGTCTATAACGCCGGTATAGAGATACCGAGCCATTTCGATCAGCCTCCGGTCATCGGGGCGATTGCTATCGGTTCTCCAGCAGAGAAGGCGGGGATAAAACCGGGGGATAGAATCTTAGAGGTGGATGGCAAAAGAATAGACACCTGGGAGGAACTTCAACTTCTAATAAATACCAGCCCCAATCACCCCCTTCGATTAAAGATAAAAAGAGGAGGAAAAGAACTTTCTCTCACCTTGACCCCAAAGCCAATCCCTCCGCGATATATCGGCTACGCTGGTTTAATGGAACCTATCCCCCCTTTAGTGGATGGTGTTCAGAAGGGAATGCCAGCAGAAAAAGCAGGGCTCAGAAAGGGAGACATCATCCTTTCCCTCTCGGGTACTCCGATCCACCACTTCTATGATATGTATCGACTTATCCAAGAAAGCAAGGGAAAACCCATCACCCTCAAGGTAAAAAGAGGCGAAAACATCTTCGAAGTAACCCTCACCCCGATAAAGAAGAACGGGATATTCCTGGTAGGAATAAACGCCCCGGTAAGGATGAAGACGAAAAAATATCCCCTGGGAGAAGCGATAGAAAAAAGTTTGAAGAAGAATTACGATATGGCATTTCTCACCCTCGAGGTGATGGAACGGCTGGTGATGCAGAAGATGTCCGTCCGGGTTCTTTCTGGTCCCATTGAGATCGCCCGCTTCTCGGGAACGGCAATGAGGTTAGGCCTCATCCCGTTGCTCCAATTCATCGCCTTTGTCAGCCTACAGCTTGGGATATTCAACCTTCTCCCCATTCCGGTACTTGATGGAGGGCACATATTCATTCTCGCCGTCGAGGGGATCATCCGCCGAGATCTGAACCAGCGGGTAAAGGAAAGGATACTGCAACTCGGTTTTATCATATTGCTTCTGATCAGCCTTCTGGTGATCTACCTCGATATAAGCAAATTGGTGGCTCGCTAA
- a CDS encoding sodium-dependent transporter, which produces MEKKETFSSRWGLILASLGMAIGCGNIWRFPRIAASNGGAAFLIPWIIFLVLWSIPLLIIEYSLGRGTRMGVIGSFGKIMGPKYSFMGGFIAFCSMAIMFYYSVVTGWCIKYFLRGVMGTPLLKARDYWGSFTSSYQPILFHLLAVLLGSFIIYRGIEAGIEKASKFLIPSLFLLLVIAAVRAITLPGAVKGLNFLFNPEWHYLRDYRVWLQGLTQSAWSTGAGWGLILTYAVYMKKREDTVLNSFIVGFGNDAASLLAGLAIIPTIFALLPPAEAESVIKGSDNIGLTFISIPTLFSKMPAGSFFMSLFFLSLTFAALSSLISMLELTCRIFMDAGLTRKKAVFFVGVMTFLLGLPSAFSLTFFENQDWVWGLGLMVSGFFFAIAITRYGVSRFREEWVNAEGCDLKVGRWFDILVKYFIPVEFVLMLSWWFYQAVRWDPKGWWDITKPTSLGTCLFQWLLVIFLFIIANRWVVKKTFRGEATK; this is translated from the coding sequence ATGGAGAAGAAGGAGACTTTTTCTTCACGGTGGGGTCTTATCTTAGCTTCCTTGGGGATGGCGATAGGCTGTGGCAATATCTGGCGGTTTCCCCGAATAGCGGCGAGCAATGGTGGGGCGGCGTTTCTCATCCCTTGGATAATATTCCTTGTTCTCTGGTCCATCCCCCTCCTTATCATCGAGTATTCCTTGGGGAGAGGGACCCGGATGGGGGTGATAGGTTCCTTTGGCAAGATTATGGGACCCAAGTACTCCTTTATGGGGGGATTTATCGCCTTCTGCAGTATGGCTATTATGTTTTATTATTCCGTAGTTACCGGATGGTGCATCAAGTATTTTCTTCGAGGGGTGATGGGAACTCCTCTTTTAAAGGCTCGTGATTACTGGGGGAGCTTTACTTCCTCCTACCAGCCGATACTTTTTCATCTATTGGCTGTGCTTCTCGGCTCCTTTATCATCTATCGAGGAATAGAAGCGGGGATAGAAAAGGCGAGCAAATTCCTTATCCCCTCCCTCTTTTTACTTTTGGTGATAGCAGCTGTTCGAGCGATAACCCTTCCCGGTGCAGTAAAGGGGCTTAACTTCCTCTTCAACCCAGAATGGCATTATCTCCGCGATTATCGGGTGTGGCTTCAGGGGCTTACCCAATCAGCCTGGTCCACCGGTGCCGGTTGGGGGCTTATCCTCACCTATGCCGTCTATATGAAGAAGCGTGAGGATACGGTCTTGAACTCTTTCATCGTTGGCTTCGGCAATGACGCCGCTTCCCTTCTCGCTGGTCTTGCCATAATTCCCACCATATTTGCCCTTTTGCCACCCGCCGAAGCGGAGTCGGTGATTAAAGGAAGTGATAATATTGGTCTCACTTTCATTTCGATCCCCACTTTGTTTAGTAAAATGCCAGCCGGTTCTTTTTTCATGTCTTTGTTCTTCCTCTCCCTTACTTTTGCTGCTTTGAGTTCCCTTATATCTATGCTTGAGCTTACCTGTCGTATCTTTATGGACGCGGGGCTTACAAGGAAAAAGGCTGTCTTCTTCGTTGGAGTTATGACCTTCCTTCTCGGGCTTCCCTCTGCTTTCAGTTTAACCTTTTTTGAGAATCAGGATTGGGTTTGGGGACTCGGATTGATGGTCTCCGGCTTTTTCTTTGCCATCGCCATCACTCGTTATGGGGTTTCCCGATTTCGAGAGGAATGGGTTAATGCCGAGGGATGCGACCTTAAGGTGGGGCGTTGGTTCGATATCCTTGTCAAATACTTTATTCCGGTGGAGTTTGTCCTGATGCTCTCCTGGTGGTTTTATCAAGCGGTTCGTTGGGATCCAAAGGGATGGTGGGATATAACGAAGCCTACCTCACTCGGCACCTGCCTTTTTCAGTGGTTGTTGGTGATATTTCTCTTCATTATTGCAAATCGGTGGGTTGTTAAAAAGACATTTAGAGGGGAGGCGACGAAATGA
- the ccsA gene encoding cytochrome c biogenesis protein CcsA, which translates to MGFHIQMVLFLLSFSILSFSFFLYLIFLLRKKNEWWEGATTAGLVGTISLASGIFLRLLFARRIIFSSTFEASLLLSLTIIIIHFVLERHYELRVGGVILLPIALFFLGLALILPEKTISHIPPTLNSHWFFLHSICGVIGYGFFSIGLGLLLLYLLKTRTPLSSIGLWLTGGVALTYFLLDSGSILRGSYHLNRMILHQIGDEKRFTSARNVFNLFLREGYSREELSDLLPLKIHIPFVGKVFLISLCLISISFVLYLIYFFQKEQKLEKKALFFARIALPFQVIGLALLIYQIPQIPEVYFASNPFEFSSIVSSVFLSIFFVFLSFSYHSISENLPEENLLSEVSLNMIESGFLLYTLSLIFAGIWRNEAFGNYWLNTPSEWWPVIGWFLFLLCLHLWKEERKRIGFAFLGLAVLLYTLFGLGIFSAQG; encoded by the coding sequence ATGGGTTTTCATATTCAGATGGTGCTTTTTCTTCTTTCTTTCTCTATTCTATCCTTCTCCTTCTTTCTCTATTTGATTTTTCTCTTAAGAAAGAAGAACGAGTGGTGGGAGGGAGCCACAACAGCTGGTCTGGTTGGAACCATTTCCCTTGCTTCGGGCATTTTCCTTCGCTTATTGTTCGCCAGGAGGATTATTTTTTCGAGCACCTTTGAAGCTTCTCTCCTCCTTTCCCTCACTATTATCATCATCCACTTCGTTCTCGAACGCCATTATGAATTAAGGGTGGGGGGGGTAATCCTTCTCCCAATAGCCCTCTTCTTCCTTGGATTAGCTCTCATCCTACCAGAAAAGACAATCTCTCATATCCCTCCTACTCTTAATAGCCATTGGTTCTTTCTCCACTCTATATGTGGAGTAATCGGGTATGGTTTTTTCTCCATAGGACTCGGCTTACTTTTACTCTATCTCTTAAAGACAAGGACTCCCCTCTCCTCTATAGGACTTTGGCTCACTGGTGGTGTAGCGCTAACCTATTTCCTACTCGATAGTGGCTCCATACTTCGGGGATCTTACCACCTCAATAGAATGATCCTCCATCAAATAGGAGATGAGAAAAGATTCACCTCAGCAAGAAATGTCTTTAATCTGTTCTTGAGGGAAGGATATAGCCGTGAGGAACTGAGTGATCTTCTCCCCTTAAAGATCCATATCCCTTTTGTAGGAAAGGTCTTTCTAATCTCCCTATGCCTGATCTCCATCTCTTTTGTGTTGTATCTCATATATTTCTTCCAGAAGGAACAGAAATTGGAGAAAAAAGCCCTCTTTTTTGCTCGGATCGCCCTCCCCTTTCAAGTCATCGGATTGGCTCTACTCATCTATCAAATACCACAAATACCTGAGGTATATTTTGCCTCTAATCCCTTTGAATTCTCCTCTATCGTTAGTTCTGTTTTCTTAAGTATCTTCTTCGTGTTTCTGAGTTTCTCCTATCATTCAATCTCGGAAAATCTACCTGAGGAAAACCTTTTAAGTGAAGTCTCCCTCAATATGATCGAAAGCGGCTTTCTTCTTTACACTCTATCTCTAATATTCGCTGGTATCTGGAGGAATGAAGCCTTTGGCAACTACTGGTTAAATACCCCCTCTGAATGGTGGCCAGTTATAGGCTGGTTCCTTTTTCTCCTCTGCCTTCATCTCTGGAAGGAAGAGAGGAAAAGGATAGGGTTTGCCTTTCTTGGACTCGCGGTCCTCCTCTATACCTTATTTGGGCTAGGGATTTTTTCAGCTCAAGGTTAG